Below is a genomic region from Paenibacillus rhizovicinus.
GCAGTCATCGACGGCGGAAGCAAGACGTTCGCTACAGACGTGCAGCCGAATACGGAGCCGCTGCTGCTGCATGGTTTTGGCCATGTGGTTGAACTTCCGGAGGCGGTATTGGAGCGGATGACCGAGGAACACGGCATGCTGCGGCTGCTTCCCCATCACGAGCTGAAGGTCGGCGACCAGATACATATCATCCCGAATCATATCTGCAGCACGCTGAACCTGCACAACAAACTATACTGGGCCGAAGCCGGCCGATTCGATGAGCGGCCGATCTTGGCCCGCGGAATGCTTGAATAGCCATGCTAGCTCGTTTATCAGCTTGGATTGGGAGGAGAACGAAACCATGTCCGTTATCGAGAACCGATTGAAAGAACTCGGCATCGAGCTTCCTGCCGTCGGCAAGCCCAAATTCAGCTACATCCCCGCAAACCAAACCGGCAACCTGCTCTATCTCTCCGGTCAGGACTGCCGCATTGACGGCGTGTTGATGTTTGAGGGCAAGCTTGGCAGCGAGCTCACCATTGAACAAGGGCAGCAAGCGGCGCGTCAAGTCATCATTAACTGCCTCGCCGTCATGAAACATCATCTCGGCGATCTCGATCGTGTCGTCAAAATCGTCAAAATGCTCGCCTTCGTCAACAGCGCCCCGGGGTTCGCCGATCAGCCTTACGTCGTCAACGGCGCTTCCGATTTCCTAATCGACGTCTTCGGCGAGAACGGCCGGCACGCGCGATCCGCGATCGGTACGAGCGAGCTGCCCTTTCACACGCCCGTAGAAATCGAACTTATCGTAGAGATACGCGACTAGTCCCATCGAACCCGTTAGCAGCCAAAAAAGAGGCCTTTATCCGTTAGGATACAAGGCCTCTTATCATTAAGGTAAGCGGGTGATGGGAATCGAACCCACGCCATCAGCTTGGGAAGCTGAAGTTCTGCCATTGAACTACACCCGCAATCAAGCAGATATGGTCGGGATGACACGATTTGAACATGCGACCCCCTGGTCCCAAACCAGGTGCTCTACCAAGCTGAGCTACATCCCGTGAACAAAAGCAAATTCAAAACGAAACAGCCAAGGCGCCACCCAGATTCGAACTGGGGGTGAAGCTTTTGCAGAGCTTTGCCTTACCACTTGGCTATGGCGCCATACAAAAATGGAGCGGAAGACGGGAATCGAACCCGCGACCCTCGCCTTGGCAAGGCGATGCTCTACCGCTGAGCCACTTCCGCAATTGGTGCGGTCAAGAGGACTCGAACCTCCACGTCATTGCTGACACTAGAACCTGAATCTAGCGCGTCTGCCAATTCCGCCATGACCGCAAATATGTAATGGTGCGGTTGATGGGACTCGAACCCATACGCCCAGTGGGCACTACCCCCTCAAGATAGCGTGTCTGCCAATTCCACCACAACCGCATAAAACAAGGAAAAGTGAGTCATGTAGGATTCGAACCTACGACACCCTGATTAAAAGTCAGGTGCTCTACCAACTGAGCTAATGACTCAAACTAAAATGGCTGGGGATCTAGGATTCGAACCTAGGGAATGACGGAGTCAAAGTCCGTTGCCTTACCGCTTGGCTAATCCCCAATAAAAATGGTGGAGGATGATGGATTCGAACCACCGAACCGTGAGGAAGAGATTTACAGTCTCCCGCGTTTGGCCACTTCGCTAATCCTCCATGAAAATGGTGCCGGCGATAGGAGTCGAACCCACGACCTACTGATTACAAGTCAGTTGCTCTACCAACTGAGCTACACCGGCATATGTTGTTGCTTGTCTTAAATGGTGGCTCGGGACGGAATCGAACCGCCGACACGAGGATTTTCAGTCCTCTGCTCTACCGACTGAGCTACCGAGCCTTACTTGGTTATAATGGCGGAGCCGACGGGATTCGAACCCGCGGTCTCCTGCGTGACAGGCAGGCATGTTGGGCCACTACACCACGGCTCCACATTATAATTTCTCGGTAAGACACCGAAAGTAAATTGGTTGCGGGGGCAGGATTTGAACCTGCGGCCTTCGGGTTATGAGCCCGACGAGCTACCGGGCTGCTCCACCCCGCGTCATTTCAAGCCTTGCTATGCATTTATGGTGGAGGCTGACGGGATCGAACCGCCGACCCTCTGCTTGTAAGGCAGATGCTCTCCCAGCTGAGCTAAGCCTCCATAATGTTTAACCCCGGGTTCCCCGAAAAGTACTCGGATTAACCTGCAGCGCATTACTTCACTTTTGGGGGTAAATTGGTGACCCGTAGGGGACTCGAACCCCTGTTACCTCCGTGAAAGGGAGGTGTCTTAACCACTTGACCAACGGGCCTTGAACAAGAATAAGAAGAGTTCTGGCGGAGAGCGAGGGATTCGAACCCTCGAGACGCGGTTAGCGCCTACACGATTTCCAATCGTGCTCCTTCGACCACTCGGACAGCTCTCCAGAAATGGCTCCCCGAACAGGACTCGAACCTGTGACAACTCGATTAACAGTCGAGTGCTCTACCAACTGAGCTATCAGGGAATAGGTGAAACAAGTATTGGTGGAGCCAAGCGGGATCGAACCGCTGACCTCCTGCTTGCAAGGCAGGCGCTCTCCCAGCTGAGCTATGGCCCCGTAAAGGAAGATATGGTTGGCCTTAGTGGACTCGAACCACCGACCTCACCCTTATCAGGGGTGCGCTCTAACCAGCTGAGCTAAAGGCCAATAAAAAACCCACTGCAAGGTGGGATACTCTTTAAATGGTCATAGAGATAACACCTTGAAAACTGGATACGAAATCATTGCAGAACATTTAGCTGGTTGTCTCTGGGTAGAGACGTTAGGATAAGCCCTCGACCGATTAGTATTCGTCAGCTCCACGCATTGCTGCGCTTCCACCTCGAACCTATCAACCTCGTCGTCTTCAAGGGGTCTTACATACTGGGAAATCTCATCTTGAGGGGGGCTTCACGCTTAGATGCTTTCAGCGCTTATCCCGTCCGCACTTGGCTACCCAGCGATGCTCCTGGCGGAACAACTGGTACACCAGCGGTGCGTCCATCCCGGTCCTCTCGTACTAAGGACAGCTCCTCTCAAATTTCCTACGCCCACGACAGATAGGGACCGAACTGTCTCACGACGTTCTGAACCCAGCTCGCGTACCGCTTTAATGGGCGAACAGCCCAACCCTTGGGACCTACTTCAGCCCCAGGATGCGATGAGCCGACATCGAGGTGCCAAACCTCCCCGTCGATGTGGACTCTTGGGGGAGATAAGCCTGTTATCCCCAGGGTAGCTTTTATCCGTTGAGCGATGGCCCTTCCATGCGGTACCACCGGATCACTAAGCCCGACTTTCGTCCCTGCTCGACTTGTAGGTCTCGCAGTCAAGCTCCCTTATGCCTTTGCACGCTACGAATGATTTCCAACCATTCTGAGGGAACCTTTGGGCGCCTCCGTTACATTTTAGGAGGCGACCGCCCCAGTCAAACTGCCCACCTGACACGGTCCCTGTACCGGATTACGGTACCAGGTTAGAACTCCGATACGATCAGGGTGGTATCCCAACGATGCCTCCATCGAAGCTGGCGCTCCGATTTCTAAGGCTCCCACCTATCCTGTACAGATCGTACCAAAGTCCAATATCAAGCTGCAGTAAAGCTCCATGGGGTCTTTCCGTCTTGTCGCGGGTAACCTGCATCTTCACAGGTATTAAAATTTCACCGGATCTCTCGTTGAGACAGCGCCCAAGTCGTTACGCCATTCGTGCGGGTCAGAATTTACCTGACAAGGAATTTCGCTACCTTAGGACCGTTATAGTTACGGCCGCCGTTTACTGGGGCTTCGGTTCATAGCTTCGCCTTGCGGCTAACCACTCCCCTTAACCTTCCAGCACCGGGCAGGCGTCAGCCCGTATACTTCGCCTTACGGCTTCGCACAGACCTGTGTTTTTGCTAAACAGTCGCTTGGGCCTTTTCACTGCGGCCCCCTCGGGCTATTCACCCTACCGAGGCACCCCTTCTCCCGAAGTTACGGGGTCATTTTGCCGAGTTCCTTAACGAGAGTTCTTCCGAGCGCCTTAGCATACTCTGCTCGACTACCTGTGTCGGTTTGCGGTACGGGCACCTTCACCTGGCTAGAGGCTTTTCTTGGCAGCCTGAACTCATGACCTTCGCTACTGCAATTTTCGCTCCCCATCACAGCCCAGCCTTATCGATGTGCGGATTTGCCTACACATCAGCCTCACTGCTTGGACGGACATCCATCAGTCCGCGTCACTATCCTTCTGCGTCACCCCATTGCTCGTAACGGCTTACGGTGGTACAGGAATATCAACCTGTTGTCCTTCGACTACGCCTTTCGGCCTCGCCTTAGGTCCCGACTTACCCTGAGCGGACGAGCCTTCCTCAGGAATCCTTAGTCTTACGGCGGACAAGATTCTCACTTGTCTTTTCGTTACTCATACCGGCATTCTCACTCGTGTACGGTCCACCAGTCCTTACGGTCTGACTTCAGTCTGTACACGACGCTCCCCTACCCCTGATGCAAAGCATCAAGCCATAGCTTCGGTGGTGTGTTTAGCCCCGTTACATTTTCGGCGCAGAGTCACTCGACCAGTGAGCTATTACGCACTCTTTAAATGGTGGCTGCTTCTAAGCCAACATCCTGGTTGTCTTTGCAACTCCACATCCTTTCCCACTTAACACACACTTGGGGACCTTAGCTGATGGTCTGGGCTGTTTCCCTCTTGACAATGGATCTTAGCACTCACTGTCTGACTCCCGGATATAAGTACATGGCATTCGGAGTTTGACTGGACTTGGTAACCCTTGGCGGGCCCCGCACCCAATCAGTGCTCTACCTCCACGACTCTTACTCCGAGGCTAGCCCTAAAGCTATTTCGGGGA
It encodes:
- a CDS encoding RidA family protein — encoded protein: MSVIENRLKELGIELPAVGKPKFSYIPANQTGNLLYLSGQDCRIDGVLMFEGKLGSELTIEQGQQAARQVIINCLAVMKHHLGDLDRVVKIVKMLAFVNSAPGFADQPYVVNGASDFLIDVFGENGRHARSAIGTSELPFHTPVEIELIVEIRD